ATTGATCAATGCCATAAAATTAAAGTTCTTGCTTGAATCTCTTTCATACACATAGTTAAAAACTTTAAACGGATTTTCAATTCCCCACATACCACGAACTCTTAAATAAGTAATACCCAAGGGATCTACTCTATTTACTCTGCCTAATTCTTTTGTTTCTGCAAATTCAACACCATTTATAGACTCTACACCGTCTTTAATTACTTCCTTTATTTGCTCATAAGTTTCTGCATCTGCTGCATAGTCAATCCCATAAACCATACATAATGAAGATAGTTTTGAATCTTTTACAACACCCACTGTATAAATCATATCTTTTACAGTCCAATCTTCACACGCTCTACAGGCTTTCTTAATCATCTTGCTATTTGAAAATAATTTTGCCTTAGGATAACTAGAATTTAGAGCTAATTGTGCATCTTTACTTTCTATCTTTTTAACTTCGATTGCGTCTCCACCCCATAGCATGGAATCTGGTGGATTGTTTTGATTACCTAAATAACTAAAACATTCTTGTATTTTCAATAGTCTTTTTTTCTCATCTATTTCTCCTACTGTACCAGCAAATATGTCTTTTATGTATTCTTCCAGTGCACCACCCATAGAATTTACTCTATTATGACTATCTGCATATTCTTTTAACTCTACAACTGGAGTATTAACTAAATTAATAATAGCTCGTATTATGTTTGTACTCATTAAAATTCTCCCTCCATTAATCCTATAAATATTAGTCTATATGTTATAATGAGTTTTTTCAACTGAAAAATATTGAACAGAAAATCTTATCTGTTTTGTTGTTTATATGTGC
Above is a genomic segment from Alkaliphilus oremlandii OhILAs containing:
- a CDS encoding NgoPII family restriction endonuclease, with amino-acid sequence MSTNIIRAIINLVNTPVVELKEYADSHNRVNSMGGALEEYIKDIFAGTVGEIDEKKRLLKIQECFSYLGNQNNPPDSMLWGGDAIEVKKIESKDAQLALNSSYPKAKLFSNSKMIKKACRACEDWTVKDMIYTVGVVKDSKLSSLCMVYGIDYAADAETYEQIKEVIKDGVESINGVEFAETKELGRVNRVDPLGITYLRVRGMWGIENPFKVFNYVYERDSSKNFNFMALINNEKYDTLEYTDELEKLVGVKEGLELKEVNIKNPNNPANLRKAKLITFTI